A genomic region of Rhodococcus pyridinivorans contains the following coding sequences:
- a CDS encoding IS5 family transposase, which yields MTSLPHRRTRQLSLGGCTPAVEALAVDGECLGRSRGGLSSKIHLAVDGRGMPMSVILTAGQAGDNPQLVPLLDRIEVARLGGGRPRSRPDAVVADKAYSHPSTRVLLRGRGIRFTCPERADQKAGRAAKGSRGGRPPAFDRAEYAGGNVVERCINRLKHFRDLATRYAKRAAYFRSELIIAAIVLWLQ from the coding sequence GTGACGAGTCTGCCGCATCGCAGGACCCGCCAGCTCTCATTAGGGGGCTGCACACCGGCAGTCGAAGCGCTCGCCGTCGACGGAGAATGCCTCGGACGTTCCCGAGGAGGACTGAGCAGCAAGATTCATCTCGCGGTCGACGGACGCGGTATGCCGATGAGTGTGATCCTTACCGCCGGCCAGGCCGGTGACAACCCGCAGCTGGTTCCGCTGCTCGACAGGATCGAGGTCGCCCGCCTTGGGGGTGGACGGCCGCGATCCCGTCCGGATGCGGTGGTGGCGGACAAGGCGTATTCGCATCCGAGTACCCGTGTCCTGCTACGGGGGCGCGGGATCCGGTTCACCTGTCCGGAACGGGCGGATCAGAAGGCCGGCCGGGCGGCGAAAGGCTCCCGTGGTGGGCGTCCACCGGCGTTCGACCGGGCCGAGTACGCAGGCGGCAACGTCGTCGAGCGCTGCATCAACCGGCTCAAACACTTCCGTGACCTGGCCACTCGTTACGCCAAACGAGCTGCCTATTTCCGATCCGAGTTGATCATCGCTGCGATCGTCTTGTGGCTTCAGTGA